Proteins from a single region of Chryseobacterium scophthalmum:
- a CDS encoding inorganic pyrophosphatase, with protein MIPNFKAHPWHGISAGEDAPNVVNVFVEIVPSDTIKYEIDKETGYLKVDRPQKFSNIIPALYGFVPRTYCNEEVMKLAVESGATDVTMGDHDPLDICVLSSHNIHSGGLLMEAIPIGGFKMIDGGEADDKIVAVMVSDHAFGHFRDISELPEAEVKRLMHYFLTYKNLPDEPAKCRIQEVYGAEHARKVIIASQNDYSSKYGG; from the coding sequence ATGATTCCAAATTTTAAAGCACATCCGTGGCATGGGATTTCTGCAGGAGAAGATGCGCCAAACGTGGTAAACGTATTCGTGGAAATAGTACCTTCAGACACAATTAAATACGAAATAGATAAAGAAACTGGTTACCTTAAAGTAGACAGACCTCAGAAGTTTTCTAACATTATTCCTGCATTATATGGTTTTGTTCCTAGAACTTACTGTAATGAGGAAGTAATGAAATTGGCTGTAGAAAGTGGCGCAACTGACGTTACAATGGGAGATCACGATCCTTTGGATATCTGTGTATTAAGCTCTCACAATATTCATTCTGGAGGACTTTTGATGGAAGCTATTCCAATCGGTGGTTTCAAAATGATCGATGGAGGTGAAGCTGATGATAAAATTGTAGCCGTAATGGTAAGCGATCACGCATTCGGTCATTTCAGAGATATTTCAGAATTACCTGAAGCTGAAGTAAAAAGATTGATGCACTATTTCTTAACGTACAAAAACTTACCGGATGAGCCTGCAAAATGTAGAATTCAGGAGGTTTACGGAGCAGAGCATGCAAGAAAAGTAATCATAGCTTCACAAAATGATTATTCAAGCAAATACGGAGGATAA
- a CDS encoding peptide-methionine (S)-S-oxide reductase, producing MNNKIGFGGGCHWCTEGIFQSLIGIADVKQGWISSFGKNVSFSEAVLVEFNPQTISLKDLIEIHLHTHSSTSKHSFREKYRSAVYVFDEDQEKKCKKIIEEFQSDFDDQIITKVLVFREFKLNKAEQLNYLYTRRNAPFCKNIINPKLSVLMNRFGDFANKEKIMNGIIE from the coding sequence ATGAACAATAAAATAGGCTTCGGAGGCGGGTGTCACTGGTGTACAGAAGGGATCTTTCAGTCTTTAATCGGTATTGCTGATGTTAAACAAGGCTGGATTTCATCTTTCGGAAAAAATGTTTCCTTTTCTGAAGCTGTTTTAGTTGAATTTAATCCTCAGACTATTTCACTGAAAGACTTAATTGAAATTCATTTACACACGCATTCTAGTACATCAAAACACTCATTTAGAGAAAAATATCGCTCTGCTGTATACGTTTTTGATGAAGATCAGGAAAAAAAATGCAAAAAAATTATAGAGGAATTTCAATCTGATTTTGATGATCAAATTATAACTAAAGTGCTTGTTTTTAGAGAATTTAAGTTGAATAAAGCAGAGCAATTGAATTATCTGTACACAAGAAGAAATGCACCTTTTTGCAAAAATATTATCAATCCTAAATTATCAGTTCTAATGAATCGGTTTGGTGATTTTGCAAATAAAGAAAAAATAATGAACGGTATAATTGAATAA
- a CDS encoding sodium-translocating pyrophosphatase produces MDLFVLVPIFGVIALIYTFIQSNWVSKQNAGNEKMKVISGHIADGAMAFLKAEYKIMMYFVIIVAILLAVMGMTNSNSHWTIGIAFVIGAILSALAGFIGMKIATKANVRTAEAAKTSLSKALKVSFTGGSVMGMGVAGLAVLGLGALYLIIKQIFAPDAAVNSHEMERTIEILTGFSLGAESIALFARVGGGIYTKAADVGADLVGKVEAGIPEDDPRNPATIADNVGDNVGDVAGMGADLFGSYVATVLATMVLGRETISNDSFGGFAPILLPMLIAGTGIIFSMIGTLFVKINDNEGSSTSNVQNALNLGNWGSIVITAIASYFLVTYLLPEKMVLRGHEFTKMGVFGAIIVGLVVGTLMSIITEFYTAMGKRPVSSIVRQSSTGHATNIIGGLSVGMESTLLPILVLAGGIYGSYLCAGLYGVAIAAAGMMATTAMQLAIDAFGPIADNAGGIAEMSELPKEVREKTDILDAVGNTTAATGKGFAIASAALTALALFAAFVGIAGIDGIDIYRADVLAGLFVGGMIPFIFSSLAITAVGQAAMAMVEEVRRQFREIPGILEGTAEPEYQKCVAISTDASIKKMMLPGAIAIVSPLLIGFIFGPEVLGGFLAGATVCGVLMGIFQNNAGGAWDNAKKSFEKGVDINGQTYYKGSEPHKASITGDTVGDPFKDTSGPSMNILIKLMSIVSLVIAPTLAVLHKDKIEANRKAKIEALTRVSGITPVVVNSVHNTVILAPKIIKGYLNEEGDFVYDTGKIQEVELEDGKKMTIGEGSQLLQMYNAIKSNDKTVLDPNNWYTLENFYFESGSSEIKEKAEAQLLNLVEIMNAYPNMIIKLGGYTDNTGNQDTNVKLSNLRAQTTKLKLLELGIAGHRVETEGYGSLYPVCEANDTDECRAKNRRIDVRVLSL; encoded by the coding sequence ATGGACTTATTTGTTTTAGTACCCATTTTTGGTGTTATTGCCCTGATCTATACTTTTATTCAAAGTAATTGGGTAAGTAAACAGAATGCTGGAAATGAAAAAATGAAAGTAATCAGCGGACATATCGCTGATGGTGCGATGGCTTTTCTAAAGGCCGAGTACAAGATCATGATGTATTTCGTAATTATTGTTGCCATTTTATTAGCCGTAATGGGAATGACCAATTCCAATTCACATTGGACTATTGGAATTGCCTTTGTAATCGGAGCTATATTATCTGCTTTGGCAGGTTTTATTGGAATGAAAATCGCTACAAAAGCCAACGTAAGAACCGCAGAAGCCGCAAAAACTTCTTTATCTAAAGCATTGAAAGTATCTTTCACCGGAGGTTCCGTAATGGGAATGGGAGTTGCCGGATTAGCTGTTTTAGGTTTAGGAGCGCTTTATTTAATTATCAAACAGATTTTTGCTCCTGATGCTGCCGTAAATTCTCACGAAATGGAAAGAACCATAGAAATTCTTACAGGATTTTCTTTAGGTGCAGAATCTATTGCATTATTTGCCAGAGTAGGAGGTGGAATTTATACTAAAGCCGCCGATGTTGGAGCAGATTTAGTGGGAAAAGTAGAAGCCGGAATTCCTGAAGACGATCCTCGAAATCCGGCTACCATTGCCGATAACGTTGGTGATAACGTTGGTGATGTTGCAGGGATGGGAGCCGATTTATTCGGTTCGTATGTAGCAACCGTTTTAGCAACAATGGTTTTGGGAAGAGAGACGATTTCAAATGATTCTTTTGGAGGTTTTGCTCCGATTTTATTACCGATGCTTATTGCCGGAACAGGAATTATTTTTTCAATGATTGGTACTTTATTCGTTAAAATTAATGATAACGAAGGTTCATCAACATCCAATGTGCAAAATGCTTTAAACTTAGGGAACTGGGGAAGCATAGTCATTACCGCAATAGCTTCTTATTTCTTAGTCACTTATCTTTTACCTGAAAAAATGGTTTTAAGAGGTCATGAGTTTACTAAAATGGGAGTTTTTGGAGCCATCATCGTTGGTTTGGTTGTGGGAACTTTAATGAGCATCATCACAGAATTTTATACTGCAATGGGAAAAAGACCGGTTTCAAGTATTGTAAGACAGTCTTCTACCGGTCACGCAACGAATATTATTGGCGGACTTTCTGTAGGGATGGAATCTACACTTTTACCAATTCTCGTTTTAGCAGGCGGAATTTACGGATCTTATTTATGTGCAGGATTATATGGTGTTGCGATTGCAGCAGCCGGAATGATGGCTACAACAGCAATGCAGTTGGCAATTGATGCTTTCGGACCTATTGCTGATAACGCAGGCGGAATCGCCGAAATGAGTGAATTACCAAAAGAAGTTCGTGAAAAAACAGATATTTTAGATGCAGTAGGAAATACAACCGCTGCAACCGGAAAAGGTTTTGCTATTGCTTCTGCAGCATTAACGGCATTAGCTTTATTTGCAGCATTTGTGGGTATTGCAGGAATCGACGGTATCGATATTTACAGAGCCGATGTTTTAGCCGGATTATTTGTCGGTGGAATGATTCCTTTTATATTTTCATCTTTGGCTATTACCGCAGTTGGACAGGCTGCAATGGCGATGGTGGAAGAAGTGAGAAGACAGTTTAGAGAAATTCCCGGAATTCTTGAAGGAACAGCCGAACCCGAATATCAAAAATGTGTAGCGATTTCTACTGATGCTTCCATCAAAAAAATGATGCTTCCTGGTGCCATTGCAATTGTATCGCCTTTATTGATCGGTTTTATTTTCGGACCTGAAGTTTTGGGAGGCTTTCTTGCCGGAGCAACTGTTTGTGGGGTTTTAATGGGGATTTTCCAAAATAACGCAGGTGGAGCTTGGGATAATGCAAAAAAATCTTTTGAAAAAGGAGTTGACATCAACGGACAAACCTATTACAAAGGTTCAGAACCTCATAAAGCTTCTATTACAGGAGATACCGTAGGAGATCCGTTTAAAGATACTTCCGGGCCATCGATGAATATTTTGATTAAATTAATGTCAATTGTTTCTTTAGTCATTGCGCCTACTTTAGCTGTGTTACACAAAGATAAAATTGAAGCCAACAGAAAAGCAAAAATTGAAGCTTTAACCAGGGTTTCGGGAATAACTCCTGTTGTTGTAAATTCTGTACACAATACAGTTATTTTGGCACCGAAAATCATTAAAGGATATCTGAATGAAGAAGGAGATTTTGTTTATGATACCGGAAAAATTCAGGAAGTAGAACTGGAAGATGGAAAAAAAATGACCATTGGTGAAGGAAGTCAGTTGCTTCAGATGTATAATGCTATAAAAAGTAATGATAAAACCGTTTTAGATCCCAATAACTGGTATACGTTAGAAAACTTCTACTTTGAAAGTGGTTCAAGTGAAATTAAGGAAAAAGCAGAAGCTCAATTATTAAATCTGGTTGAAATCATGAATGCTTATCCGAATATGATAATAAAACTCGGCGGATACACAGATAATACTGGAAATCAAGATACGAATGTAAAGCTTTCAAATTTAAGAGCGCAGACAACAAAACTGAAATTACTGGAACTGGGAATTGCAGGACATCGTGTAGAAACAGAAGGATATGGTTCTTTGTATCCTGTTTGTGAAGCTAATGACACCGATGAATGCCGCGCAAAAAACAGAAGAATTGATGTAAGAGTTCTTTCTCTTTAA
- a CDS encoding amidohydrolase produces MKILLYLSISALFISSCQTQKSAESLYFGGTILTMEDSSLQVEAVVVKNGKIFFAGSKTEADHHVNSKTKMIDLKGKTLLPGFIDVHGHFTSRAGLIQAIDLFPEPYGTVNSIKDLQNTIRNSIIKNKISENQPVIGNGYDDAIMTEHRHPTKDELDAISTTNPIIVIHTSGHASVANSAMLKLLNLSDLSKDPEGGHLGRDKNGKLNGKLEENASFMALLTITEKMKTDDSKAQAMNNLMKAQEEWLSYGQTTICDGRTMGESVDLLEQAATEGLFKADVVYFPDYEYFKKDLDVFKPKYMKYKDHLKLGGFKFSDDGSPQGKTAWLTQPYLVPPEGQSKDYKGFPIFTDETLYEDLKTLFQNHITAQLHVNGDAAIDQAIRVIKKLKDENIYTPELRATLIHVQNSRPDHIQKIKELGVIPSYFSTHTYLWGDWHYSSVFGPERASFISPANSALKAGIIFTIHHDAPVTPPDLITAVYAAVNRKTRSGRILGSDERITTIEALKAITINAAYQLQEENKKGSIKEGKLADFVILDQNPLTIDPEKIRSIKVLETIKEDIPVYIRK; encoded by the coding sequence ATGAAAATTTTACTTTACCTATCTATATCAGCATTATTCATCAGCAGTTGTCAAACCCAAAAATCAGCAGAATCGCTTTATTTTGGCGGAACTATTTTGACGATGGAAGATTCTTCTCTTCAGGTAGAAGCTGTTGTCGTAAAAAATGGAAAGATATTTTTTGCAGGATCTAAAACTGAAGCTGATCATCATGTTAATAGCAAAACAAAAATGATTGATCTGAAAGGCAAAACTTTGTTACCAGGTTTTATAGATGTTCATGGTCATTTCACTTCAAGAGCTGGATTGATACAAGCGATAGATTTATTTCCGGAACCATACGGTACGGTTAATTCTATCAAAGATTTACAAAATACTATTAGAAATTCTATTATAAAAAATAAAATTTCAGAGAACCAACCTGTAATAGGTAATGGATACGATGATGCCATCATGACAGAACACAGACATCCAACAAAGGATGAGCTTGATGCAATCAGCACGACCAACCCGATTATTGTCATTCATACTTCCGGTCATGCAAGTGTTGCTAATTCTGCGATGCTAAAGTTGCTCAACCTCTCAGATTTGTCAAAAGATCCTGAAGGCGGACATTTAGGAAGAGATAAAAATGGAAAACTCAACGGAAAATTAGAAGAGAATGCAAGTTTTATGGCTTTGCTTACTATTACAGAAAAAATGAAAACGGATGATTCTAAAGCTCAAGCTATGAATAATCTAATGAAAGCTCAAGAAGAATGGCTAAGTTATGGGCAAACTACCATTTGCGACGGAAGAACGATGGGAGAAAGTGTAGATCTTTTGGAGCAAGCTGCTACTGAAGGTTTGTTTAAAGCTGATGTGGTTTATTTTCCAGATTATGAATATTTTAAAAAAGATTTAGATGTTTTTAAACCTAAATACATGAAATATAAAGATCATTTAAAACTTGGAGGATTTAAATTTTCTGACGACGGTTCTCCTCAAGGCAAAACAGCTTGGCTTACACAGCCTTATCTTGTTCCACCTGAAGGACAATCGAAAGACTATAAAGGCTTCCCGATATTTACAGATGAAACTTTATATGAAGACTTAAAAACCTTATTTCAAAATCATATTACCGCTCAACTTCACGTAAATGGCGATGCAGCAATAGATCAGGCAATCCGTGTCATCAAAAAACTAAAAGACGAAAATATTTATACTCCGGAATTGCGTGCAACGTTAATTCATGTGCAAAACAGCCGCCCTGATCACATTCAAAAAATAAAAGAATTGGGGGTTATTCCGTCTTATTTTTCTACTCATACTTATTTGTGGGGAGATTGGCATTATTCAAGTGTTTTTGGTCCTGAAAGAGCTTCTTTTATCAGTCCAGCAAACTCTGCATTAAAAGCGGGAATTATTTTTACTATTCATCATGATGCTCCTGTTACTCCACCAGATCTTATCACTGCGGTTTATGCTGCTGTTAACAGAAAAACCCGTTCCGGAAGAATTTTAGGATCTGATGAAAGAATTACTACCATTGAAGCCCTGAAAGCTATTACGATCAATGCCGCCTATCAATTACAGGAAGAAAATAAAAAAGGCTCTATTAAAGAAGGGAAATTAGCTGATTTTGTAATACTTGATCAGAATCCTTTAACGATAGATCCTGAAAAAATTAGAAGTATTAAAGTTTTAGAAACTATTAAAGAAGATATTCCGGTTTATATTAGAAAGTAA
- a CDS encoding DUF7935 family protein, which translates to MTDFSDYLPYAAALVIAIPFLVLLRQFVYSYINLKNQEIKLLSVKSNSENKTHSYERMTLFLERIKPANLILKFDKELAAHEFVFLTEKTINEEFDYNASQQLYLTKNSWQNIVDSKNAIIDLLHKTYESLNNNPNLNEYKTVFIMNYMNDNDYIGETIEDLRREILIIA; encoded by the coding sequence ATGACAGATTTTTCAGACTATTTACCCTATGCTGCTGCATTAGTTATTGCAATTCCGTTTTTGGTTTTGCTGAGACAATTTGTGTATTCGTACATCAATTTAAAAAATCAGGAAATAAAATTACTTTCTGTAAAATCGAATTCTGAAAACAAAACGCATTCTTATGAAAGAATGACTCTTTTTTTGGAAAGAATAAAACCTGCAAATCTTATTCTTAAGTTTGATAAAGAGCTTGCCGCTCATGAATTTGTATTTCTTACCGAGAAAACCATCAACGAAGAATTTGATTATAATGCTTCACAGCAACTTTATTTAACAAAAAATTCATGGCAGAATATCGTAGATTCTAAAAATGCAATCATAGATTTGCTGCACAAAACCTACGAAAGTCTTAATAACAATCCGAATCTTAATGAGTATAAAACCGTTTTCATCATGAATTACATGAATGATAATGATTATATCGGAGAAACTATCGAAGATTTGAGGAGAGAAATTTTAATAATAGCTTAA
- the msrB gene encoding peptide-methionine (R)-S-oxide reductase MsrB, translating to MINWNDVLKFATNGNPTPDRRVEKTEAEWKAILTPEQFRIARLKGTERAGSGAFCHAHDAGRYKCICCDNELFDSTIKFNSGTGWPSFTQPIRENAIKYDKDSSYGMIRVEVMCNNCDGHLGHVFPDGPEPSGLRYCINSESIDLIKESV from the coding sequence ATGATTAATTGGAATGATGTTTTAAAATTCGCGACAAACGGAAATCCTACACCCGACAGAAGAGTAGAAAAAACAGAAGCAGAATGGAAAGCTATTCTTACCCCCGAACAATTTAGAATTGCCCGTTTAAAAGGAACGGAAAGAGCTGGTTCAGGAGCTTTTTGCCATGCTCATGATGCAGGTAGGTACAAATGCATTTGCTGTGACAATGAGTTGTTCGATTCCACCATAAAATTTAATTCGGGAACTGGATGGCCAAGCTTTACACAGCCGATAAGAGAAAATGCGATTAAGTATGACAAAGACAGTTCTTATGGAATGATTCGTGTAGAAGTAATGTGCAACAATTGTGATGGTCATTTGGGACATGTTTTTCCCGACGGTCCGGAACCAAGTGGATTGCGATATTGTATCAATTCCGAATCGATTGATTTGATCAAAGAATCTGTATAA
- a CDS encoding peroxiredoxin family protein — MEEQMNTKAPELRVERWIDANGNELTQPIRLSDYHDKYKIIYCFQHWCPGCHSVGLPSLKKLVDAFEGNEKIVFLAVQTVFEGSQANTYDKILETQKKYELKIPFGHDPGNGRSTIMEDFQTGGTPWFIVIDKADNVVFADFHINVDGAIGYLTESIK; from the coding sequence ATGGAAGAACAAATGAATACAAAAGCTCCAGAATTAAGAGTAGAACGATGGATAGATGCTAACGGAAATGAGTTAACTCAACCAATAAGGCTGTCAGATTACCATGACAAGTATAAAATTATTTATTGTTTTCAGCATTGGTGCCCCGGTTGTCACAGTGTTGGTCTTCCGTCACTAAAAAAACTGGTTGATGCTTTTGAAGGGAACGAGAAGATTGTTTTTCTTGCGGTTCAAACAGTTTTTGAAGGAAGCCAAGCTAATACTTATGATAAAATTCTGGAAACACAGAAGAAATATGAACTAAAAATTCCTTTTGGGCATGATCCCGGGAATGGAAGATCAACTATTATGGAAGATTTTCAAACAGGTGGAACACCTTGGTTTATTGTTATAGATAAAGCAGATAATGTGGTGTTTGCAGATTTTCATATCAATGTAGACGGTGCTATTGGATATTTAACAGAGAGTATAAAATAG
- the msrA gene encoding peptide-methionine (S)-S-oxide reductase MsrA — protein MTHNEKVYIAGGCFWGMEDLFRKQKGIVDTEVGYIGGENENPTYRNHPGHAEGIELTYNPDETNFREILDYFYRIHDPSTIDRQGNDHGSSYRSAIFFQNEQEKETAKEIIDIVDKSGKWNGKVVTTLEPYTKFWPAEPEHQDYLERIPNGYTCHFERFGTFLEK, from the coding sequence ATGACACATAATGAAAAAGTATATATCGCAGGTGGATGTTTTTGGGGAATGGAAGATCTTTTCAGAAAACAAAAAGGAATTGTCGACACAGAAGTGGGTTACATTGGCGGGGAAAATGAAAATCCGACCTATCGTAATCATCCGGGGCATGCAGAAGGAATTGAGTTAACCTACAATCCTGATGAAACAAATTTCAGAGAAATACTTGATTATTTCTACAGAATTCACGATCCATCGACAATAGACCGACAAGGAAACGACCACGGATCGAGCTACCGTTCGGCTATTTTTTTTCAGAATGAACAAGAAAAAGAAACAGCAAAAGAAATCATTGATATTGTCGATAAATCTGGAAAATGGAACGGAAAAGTAGTAACTACATTAGAACCTTATACTAAATTCTGGCCTGCAGAACCTGAGCATCAGGATTATTTAGAGCGAATTCCTAATGGATATACTTGCCATTTCGAAAGATTCGGAACTTTTTTAGAGAAATAA